The Phycisphaeraceae bacterium genome has a window encoding:
- a CDS encoding ABC transporter ATP-binding protein, with protein sequence MTIHVDRLTIRYGDLIAVRDVTAHARPGRITALIGPNAAGKSTLLRAMLGTPRPHQGEVRINGRPSHRLRPGDLARLIAFVPQRPVVSAMFRAREVVELGRYALSVDQRRVADSIERFDLADVADRPFPHLSVGQQQRVTLARAFAQLEPGGCLLLDEPTSAMDLRHVRDVADALRQAAGGGATILLATHDLGLASQLADDAWLMQQGGIAASGEAGDVLTPERLGEVFCTPFSWATDETGRRFLVSPFLSTPS encoded by the coding sequence ATGACGATTCACGTCGATCGGCTGACGATCCGGTATGGCGACCTGATTGCCGTGCGCGACGTGACGGCCCACGCCCGCCCGGGGCGCATCACGGCCCTCATCGGCCCTAACGCCGCTGGAAAGTCCACGCTGCTGCGCGCCATGCTGGGAACACCCCGTCCGCATCAGGGCGAGGTCCGCATCAACGGCAGGCCATCGCATCGACTGCGGCCCGGCGACCTGGCGCGGCTCATCGCCTTCGTGCCGCAGCGGCCTGTTGTTTCGGCGATGTTCCGGGCGCGCGAAGTGGTCGAACTGGGGCGCTACGCCCTCTCCGTCGATCAACGACGCGTCGCCGACTCGATCGAGCGCTTCGACCTCGCCGACGTGGCGGATCGACCGTTTCCGCACCTCTCGGTGGGGCAGCAGCAGCGAGTCACACTGGCCCGTGCCTTCGCGCAGCTTGAACCGGGCGGATGTCTGTTGCTGGATGAGCCGACATCGGCGATGGATCTGCGCCACGTGCGCGATGTTGCGGACGCGCTGCGACAGGCGGCGGGTGGAGGCGCCACCATCCTGCTGGCCACGCATGACCTGGGGTTGGCGTCACAACTCGCCGACGACGCCTGGCTGATGCAACAGGGCGGCATCGCCGCGTCCGGCGAAGCGGGCGACGTTCTCACGCCGGAACGTCTCGGCGAGGTCTTCTGCACACCATTCTCATGGGCGACCGATGAAACAGGGCGGCGATTCCTGGTTTCGCCCTTCCTCTCCACCCCGTCATGA
- a CDS encoding iron ABC transporter permease: MNDRVRRVMPGLLGLLLIAAGLVILRVLLDRPPEGATIGLSGGNVSGGGGLTLAWPPAEVARFRWTAAACAALVGAALSVSGVLLQALLRNPLASPFVLGLSGGAGLGVTVAMYIGYATGFTMLQTGGSMLPALVGALVVLGVVYGLGRRGGWVDPLSMVLIGVVVSAICGALTMMFQQLAPAGLHAEMARWMFGRIPQALPSATMTLLAAVTAVGVLLAAMLGRAMDAATFGDDEARSIGLDVGRVRLAMFTLAGALAAAAVAVAGPIAFVGIIGPHAARLIIGPRHRTLVIGGAACGAIVLLAAEIASQALPIGPGRMPVGVFTALLGGPAFIWLLRSGRGQA, from the coding sequence GTGAATGACCGGGTCCGCCGAGTCATGCCGGGGCTGTTGGGGCTGCTGCTCATCGCGGCGGGACTGGTGATCCTGCGCGTGCTGCTCGATCGACCGCCGGAAGGAGCGACGATCGGACTCAGTGGGGGGAATGTAAGTGGGGGGGGCGGACTGACGCTGGCCTGGCCTCCCGCGGAAGTCGCCCGATTCCGCTGGACGGCGGCGGCGTGTGCCGCGCTGGTCGGCGCGGCGCTTTCCGTCTCCGGCGTGCTGCTTCAGGCGCTGCTGCGCAATCCGCTGGCTTCGCCCTTCGTGCTGGGGCTGTCCGGCGGGGCTGGGCTGGGCGTCACGGTGGCCATGTACATCGGCTACGCCACGGGATTCACGATGCTTCAGACCGGCGGCAGCATGTTGCCGGCGCTCGTCGGCGCACTGGTGGTGCTTGGCGTCGTCTACGGTCTGGGGCGACGGGGGGGGTGGGTGGATCCCCTCTCCATGGTGCTGATCGGCGTGGTGGTGTCGGCGATCTGCGGTGCGCTGACCATGATGTTCCAGCAGCTCGCCCCCGCCGGGCTGCACGCGGAGATGGCGAGGTGGATGTTCGGGCGCATTCCCCAGGCGCTTCCCTCGGCGACGATGACCCTGCTCGCCGCGGTCACGGCGGTCGGCGTTCTGCTCGCCGCGATGCTGGGTCGTGCGATGGACGCCGCCACATTCGGCGATGACGAGGCCCGCAGCATCGGGCTGGACGTGGGACGGGTGCGGCTGGCGATGTTCACGCTGGCCGGAGCGCTGGCGGCGGCGGCGGTCGCGGTGGCCGGACCCATCGCCTTCGTAGGCATCATCGGCCCGCACGCGGCGCGGCTCATCATCGGACCGCGTCATCGCACGCTGGTCATCGGTGGGGCCGCGTGCGGGGCCATCGTGCTTCTGGCGGCGGAGATCGCCAGCCAGGCCCTGCCCATCGGGCCGGGGCGCATGCCGGTCGGTGTGTTCACCGCGCTGCTGGGCGGCCCCGCCTTCATCTGGCTCCTGCGCAGTGGAAGGGGCCAGGCATGA